The Saccharothrix variisporea genome has a segment encoding these proteins:
- a CDS encoding trypsin-like serine peptidase, which translates to MRKRHVWVPAAVALLAAALAPVVTTSVARAEDPCVDRPATELDRRPDWRCVGLATYAPPGAEPVDPALGDDEAARLDVPRPAEWELGVAVSPDGRLYRQTALPPRGPEETRPVNPTPTAGTESPADGDLGVRTIFGPDDRVLRSATTSYPWRTVSSVSPPASSTSNCSGSLIGPRHLLTAGHCIHQGGGGDGKGWFPDRKVAPGQNGIGTYPNGLKNSPWYISVSGWYDHGDKAFDYGMIVLEDLRSTATLGWLGWRSYGHWGEHWTAGYPIWSFSCAASPSPDGQCDNFQYGGHASTQLLGVNVIKTPVDVQDGQSGSPVYETTDGSPQVIGVIAYHGVTGNWATRVTASRANNFCAWIHAHPSAHADHVCE; encoded by the coding sequence ATGAGAAAGCGACACGTGTGGGTGCCGGCGGCGGTGGCGCTGCTGGCCGCCGCACTCGCGCCGGTGGTGACCACGTCGGTCGCCCGCGCGGAGGACCCGTGCGTCGACCGGCCCGCCACCGAGCTGGACCGGCGCCCCGACTGGCGCTGCGTCGGGCTGGCCACCTACGCCCCACCCGGCGCCGAACCGGTGGACCCCGCGCTGGGCGACGACGAAGCCGCGCGCCTGGACGTGCCACGGCCGGCGGAGTGGGAGCTGGGCGTGGCGGTCTCGCCCGACGGCCGGCTCTACCGCCAGACCGCGCTCCCGCCGCGCGGGCCGGAGGAGACCCGGCCGGTGAACCCGACGCCGACCGCGGGGACCGAGTCCCCGGCCGATGGCGACCTGGGCGTCCGGACCATCTTCGGCCCGGACGACCGGGTGCTGCGCTCGGCGACCACGAGCTACCCGTGGCGCACGGTGAGCTCCGTCTCGCCGCCCGCCTCCAGCACCTCGAACTGCTCGGGTTCCCTGATCGGGCCCCGCCACCTGCTCACCGCCGGCCACTGCATCCACCAGGGCGGCGGCGGAGACGGCAAGGGCTGGTTCCCCGACCGCAAGGTGGCGCCCGGCCAGAACGGGATCGGCACGTACCCGAACGGGCTGAAGAACTCGCCCTGGTACATCAGCGTGTCCGGCTGGTACGACCACGGCGACAAGGCGTTCGACTACGGCATGATCGTGCTGGAGGACCTGCGGTCCACCGCGACCCTGGGCTGGCTGGGATGGCGTTCCTACGGCCACTGGGGCGAGCACTGGACGGCCGGCTACCCCATCTGGTCCTTCTCCTGCGCCGCCTCGCCGTCACCGGACGGCCAGTGCGACAACTTCCAGTACGGCGGCCACGCCTCGACACAGCTCCTGGGCGTGAACGTGATCAAGACCCCCGTCGACGTCCAGGACGGGCAGAGCGGTTCGCCCGTCTACGAGACGACCGACGGCAGCCCGCAGGTGATCGGCGTCATCGCCTACCACGGCGTCACCGGCAACTGGGCGACGCGGGTCACCGCGAGCCGGGCGAACAACTTCTGCGCCTGGATCCACGCCCACCCCAGCGCCCACGCCGACCACGTCTGCGAGTAG